One genomic segment of bacterium includes these proteins:
- a CDS encoding nitroreductase family protein, whose amino-acid sequence MNRRTFVKAVPAATVLAGSASSFAQYLQPVMLPEPGKDGGMSVLAALRERKTVRAISEEKLPPQVLSDLLWAAFGVNREKAAFGKPGRTAPSASNSQEIDLYVAMPEGVYLYEAVPHRLKPVVAGDFRARAGRRGAGVAPVNIFYIVDLTRYDLGSGQPDRSIGDPEVQKSYYYTDTGFIAQNVYLFAASQGLAAWFHNCDKENTVKEFGLRPEQRILFAQSVGYPAKN is encoded by the coding sequence ATGAACCGCAGAACATTCGTAAAAGCCGTACCTGCCGCCACCGTGCTGGCCGGATCGGCATCCTCCTTCGCTCAGTATCTGCAGCCGGTCATGCTGCCGGAGCCGGGGAAGGACGGCGGAATGTCAGTACTGGCAGCCCTGAGGGAAAGAAAGACTGTCCGCGCCATCAGTGAAGAGAAACTTCCCCCGCAGGTGCTCTCCGATCTTCTCTGGGCGGCGTTCGGTGTGAACCGTGAGAAAGCGGCGTTCGGCAAGCCGGGAAGAACGGCCCCGTCCGCCAGCAACTCGCAGGAAATCGACCTGTATGTTGCCATGCCCGAAGGTGTTTATCTTTACGAGGCGGTTCCCCATCGGCTGAAACCCGTTGTCGCCGGGGACTTTCGGGCCAGGGCGGGAAGGAGGGGCGCGGGCGTGGCTCCGGTCAATATTTTCTATATAGTCGATCTCACCCGTTACGATCTGGGAAGCGGGCAGCCGGACAGGTCCATCGGAGACCCGGAGGTTCAGAAGTCCTACTATTACACCGACACGGGCTTCATTGCCCAGAATGTCTACCTGTTTGCAGCCTCACAGGGTCTGGCGGCCTGGTTCCACAACTGCGACAAGGAAAACACGGTGAAGGAATTCGGGCTGCGGCCCGAACAGCGCATACTCTTCGCGCAGTCGGTGGGTTATCCGGCGAAAAATTAG